In Janthinobacterium sp. B9-8, the genomic stretch TTACTGCCACGATCAGCCGAACCCTTATTACTCACGGCTCTACCGAGTGTATGGTTTTATCTATGCTGATTTTTGGTGGTGCTGCATTGCACGGCTTTGCGATGGCGCTGACCATTGGTATTGTGTTTGGTATCTATTCATCGGTCTTGGTGGCGTCGCCGCTTTTACTGATGCTGGGTGTCACGCGTGAAAATATGGTTAAGCCGGTTAGAATCAAAGAAGAAGCGGTGGTTTAAGTTTTTGCCTTACGCTTAACTCTACGCCGACGAGCATATCGTCGGCGTTTTTGTGTTTAGCAGGTCGTTGAAAAATGAATGGCACCATGAATGGATGGTCTTTCAAAAAGCCTCTGCTTATCAATCAATTGCAATCCTTTACGATTTTTGCCTTTTGATATTTTTCAACTGCCTATTTGGAGAGAAAAGATGGAATTTAATCCCGTTGATGTTTTTTTGCACCTTGATGTGTATTTGGCCCAAATTATTGCTCAATATGGCAGCTGGGTTTATGCATTGTTGTTCTCCGTTATTTTTATTGAAACCGGCGTGGTGATTATGCCCTTTTTACCGGGTGATTCGCTGTTGTTTGTAGCCGGTATGCTGGCGGGTGGCGGGCATATGAATTTGTATTTACTGATGGGGCTATTATTTACCGCTGCGGTTTTGGGAGATGCGGTTAACTACACCATTGGCCGTTATTTTGGCCATAAGCTTTTTGCCAATAAAGATTCTAAAATCTTTCGCCAGGATTATTTGCAAAAAACCCATGCTTTTTATGAAAAACACGGTGGAAAGACCATTATTTTGGCGCGCTTTGTGCCGATTGTGCGCACCTTTGCGCCTTTTGTAGCGGGCATGGCCGAGATGAGCTATCACCGCTTTTTGATGTTTAATCTGATTGGTGCAGCGGTTTGGGTGGTTTCCCTGCTTTATGCAGGTTACTTTCTGGGTGGCATCCCTTTCATTGCTAAAAATATTGGCTCGATTGCAATTGCTCTGGTGCTGATTCCTGCCATGCCCGTGGTGATTGAATTTATTAAAATGAAATTTGCTAAGACAGAAGCGTAAATTGGCCCTTTTTGCTCAAGCAATACTCGGATGCTGCTAGGGCATTCGAGGCCGCAGGGGCCGCTTTGCCCCGATGTATGACTAAATCTTTTTATATCCAATAGCAGCCTCTCTAAAGATATAACTTGGATGGCTCTGATGCCATCCAAGGTCATTTTATATAGTCGTAAATAGTGATTATAAGGACTCAATGAGCAAATCCTTTCATACTGAAAAAGCAGCTATGCGCGCTGCTTTTAATAAAGCAGCAACAAGCTACGATGCGGCCGCTATTTTGCAGCGCGAAGTGGCTGATCGTATGTTTGAACGTTTGGATTACATCAAAGTTAACCCTGTCACCGTATTAGATGCAGGTTGCGGTACTGGTTACTGTGCGCCGCAATTACAAATGCTCTACAAAGATGCTCAGCTGATCGAGCTGGATCTAGCACCGGGCATGTTGCAAGTGGCCAGAGCCAAAGAGGGTGGTGGTTTAAAAAAGCTTTGGGCAAGTTTGCGTGGCCAAGGCGTGGCTTATCTTTGCGCCGATATTGAATCCTTGCCGCTGGCGGATGAATCAGTTGATGTGATTTGGTCTAGCCTTACCCTGCAATGGTGTAATGAGCCGGATGCCGCATTTGCAGAATTTACCCGTGTTTTAAAGCCCGGTGGCCTGTTGATGTTTTCTACCCTTGGGCCTGACACGCTAAAAGAATTGCGCGCGTCTTTTGCTGCAGTGGATAACAAAGAACATGTGAATCGCTTTATCGATATGCACGACCTTGGCGACGCCTTGGTTAAAAATGGCCTGAGCACGCCGGTGATGGATATGGAGTACCTCACTATGACTTACGATAGTGCCAAGGCCATCATGCAAGATTTAAAAGATATCGGCGCGCACAATGTAGCGGAAGGCCGCTCGCGTGGCATGCTAGGCAAGGCAGCGTGGCAAAAAATTGTGGCGAAGTACGAGACATTCAGGCGCGATGGCTTGCTGCCGTGTACCTACGAAGTGGTTTACGGCCATGCATGGAAGCCCTTGACGAAGCCCGCAAAAAAGAATGCCGATGGCAGCCAGATTATTGAATTTCGGCCGAGGCAAGCATGAGCGGGCAAATGTATTTTGTGACTGGCACCGATACCGATGTCGGTAAAACGATTGCTACAGCTCAGCTCTTGCGTGGTTTTGTTGCTACAGGGCAATCGGCAGTAGGGATGAAGCCGGTGGCTGCGGGTTGCGAGTGGCGGAACGGCCAGCTTTGGAATAGTGATGTGGCTGCGCATGCTGCCGCATCGAATATTGCAGCACCAGCCCATTTGGCTTGTCCCTATCTGTTTGAAGCGCCAATTTCGCCGCATTTAGTCGCTAAAGATGCGGGCCGGGTTTTAGATTTGGATTTGATGGTGAGCGCTGCCAAACAGTTGCAAACGTTAGCCGATGTGGTGCTGGTGGAAGGCGCGGGTGGTTGGTATGCGCCCTTGTCCGAAGATGCATCTATGGCCGATTTAGCTAAGCGTTTGCAAGCGCCGGTGATTCTGGTGGTGGGCATGCGCTTGGGCTGCTTAAACCATGCCATGCTGAGCGCCAAGGCCATTTTAGCGGCAGGCTTGCCATTGGCTGGCTGGATTGCCAATCAGGTTGATTCAGAAATGCCGCGTTATGCCGATAATGTGCAATATCTGCAAACACATTTGCCAGCGCCTTTATTGGCAGAAATTGCTTATTCAGTGGATGCACAAAATCGGGCTTTGTCAGCTAAATCAATAGAAGCGCTTGCTTGTAGAGTAGGTGCAAAGCACACTATAAATAATTGAAAGGATATAAACCGGATGCTAAGAGCCTTATTGTGCATGTGTTGCTTTTTCTTATTGGCGGGGTGCTCCAAGCCGCAGTTTCAAGGTGCAGATATTGGTGGAGGCGCGTTGGGTGGCGAATTTACTTTAAGCGATCACACAGGTAAAACGCGTTCTTTGGCAGATTTTAAAGATAAGGTAGTGGTGATTTTCTTTGGTTATACCCATTGCCCCGATGTTTGCCCGACCACCATGATTGAATTAAAAAACGCAATGCAGCAATTAGGTAGTAAAGCCGATCAGGTGCAGGTTTTATTTGTTTCGGTTGATCCGGAGCGAGATACTAAAGAAGTATTAAGGCAGTATGTGCCGGTTTTTGATTCACGGTTTTTAGGCCTGAGCGGTACAGCGGCACAATTAGCCGAGGTGGCAGGGCGCTATAAAATCATTTATCAAAAGCAAATGAGCAGTAGTGGCGATTACACTGTTGATCATAGTGCAGGTAGTTATTTGCTCGATAAAAACGGCAAGCCACGTGTAATGGTAAGCTACGGAGCTGGAGCCAGTGTTTTTGTACATGATTTAACACTTTTGCTGAATGAATAATTAATTAAGGTGAGAAATCCGTGGGTGAAAGCGAGCAAGTCAGTCCGATTTCGGATGGTGAAGATATTGAGGCTTATCGGATCACCGCCCCGATGGAGATCGGTGCTGTGCTGCGTACGCTGGCGCAGCGCGGCACCTTTATCACCATCTATTTAAACGAAGGTCGGGAACTGATTTTATCTCGCATTCTTGATGTTGATATCAAAGGTAAAACCTTTGTGTTTGATGTTGGGGGCAATGCTGAATCAAATCAGATGTTGCTTAATTCTGCCCGCTCTTTAGTACTGGCCGTGCCTGATGGAGTAAAAATACAATTTGCAGTGGGTATTGTACGAAATTGCCAGCACGAGGGCGGGCCAGCATTAAGTACTGTTTTTCCGGCGGATTTAATTAAATTACAACGCCGAGAATATTATCGCCTGCCTACACCGCTGGCCCGGCCTTACCGCTGCCAATTATTATTTGCTAATGGCACGCGTGAATGGCTGAATGTGCATGATGTTTCTTTGGGGGGGATTGGGGCTTGGGTGCCTAATGAGCTTAAGTCCATGGTTGAAAGAGGCAATGTGTATAACGAAGTCCCTTTTGATTTTGGTCCGGCAGGAATAATGAAGCTGAATTTTGAAGTGCGTTCCTTGCGTCAGCTAGAGCAGCGTCCTGGGCATTTTGCCTGGATGATGGGCTGCCAGTTTGTGAATCTGCCAAGGCAAATAGAAGCAAATATCCAAAGATTAATGTCGCAGCTGGAAGCAGAAAGAAAGGCATTAACCGGCTGATTAAAAATGACTCATTAAAAAATAAGGGGCGAAATAAATCGCCCCTTTTTTTATTGTTGTTTTAGAAGATGTTTAGTTGTGGGCCATTTTAATTGCAGCCTAAGTTCTTTCTTTAAACGGGTATTTTTTAGTCGACGTGATTCATTTAAAAACGACATTAAGCTAGCAGATAATACCGCTGGGGCATCTTGGCGTTTAATACGCGGCGGATGAGCTTGGCCAATAAAATCAGCCACTTGATCAAAATAATCACCCATTTTATGCGGCTGATCGTCCACCACATTAATTGCGCGTAATGGCTTGCCGCGAAACAGCGCAATACTCACGGCTTTTGCTAAATCATCAGCATGAATATGATTAGACCAGCTGTCGTCCGAGCTAATCAGCGCAGGTGTGGCTTGCATAATGCGCTGCACAGGTAAGCGCTCGCTGGCGTAAATGCCAGGGGCACGCAAGATCGCCAGTTTGATTTTTTGCGATCTGGCCCACGCTTTTAAGCTGTTTTCTGCCGCTACCCGGCGAATCGCTCTGGCCGATTGCGCAGAGAGGGGCTGGGTTTCAGCCACCCATTCACCCTTGCAATCACCATAAACGCCACTGGTGCTGATGTAGGCAAGGTGACGAGGTGTTAGAATTGCTGACTTATCAAAGCCGGTGTAGCGCTCCATCTTGGCGATAAAGCGCTTGCAGCGCACATCATCCACACCATCACTCGCCGGCGGCGCACTATAAATGATCCAGCGGGCAAGGCCGGATAAGCGCTTAAGGCTTGTGGCTTGATCTAAGTCGCATCGCACAGGGATAACCCCAAGCTCACGTAGCTTGGTAGCCGCCTCAGTGCTACGCGCAGTGGCATACACTTTAAAACGTTGAGTTAACCAAGGCAGGGCGCGGATGACAACATCGCCGCACCCTATAATAAGTAATCGATTTTTTCGCATAGCGGATCGCAATGAGCAAGCAACTTACTATTCTACCAAGTGGCCAGCAAATCGCCATGAATGATGATGAAACTATTCTAGACGCGGCTATGCGTGGCGGCTTTAATATGGCTTACGGCTGTAAAAATGGCGCATGTGGCTCGTGCAAAGGCCGGGTGATTACGGGTGAAGTCACTCATGGCGACCATGCTGAAAGCGCTTTAACCGCGATGGAGCGTGAAAACGGCTACGCGCTGTTTTGCTGCGCCAGCACCAAGGCCGATATCACGATTGAGTGCAAAGAAGTCACCGCCAGCAAAGATATTCAAATTAAAACGCTGCCATGCCGTGTGCAAACCATAGATAAAGTTTCGCACGATGTGGCTGTGTTGTCTTTAAAGCTGCCAAGCAGCGAAAAGCTGGCCTTTATGGCGGGGCAATATATTGATATCCACACCAAAAACGGCAAAAAACGCTCGTTTTCAATTGCGAATGCGCCGCACGATGCTGAATATCTGCAGCTGCATATTCGTCATGTAGCGGGCGGTGAGTTTTCCGATTACGTATGGAACACCATGAAAGAGCGCGAAATCATGCGCTTTACCGGCCCGTTGGGCTCGTTCTTCTTGCGTGAAGACAGC encodes the following:
- a CDS encoding DedA family protein, yielding MEFNPVDVFLHLDVYLAQIIAQYGSWVYALLFSVIFIETGVVIMPFLPGDSLLFVAGMLAGGGHMNLYLLMGLLFTAAVLGDAVNYTIGRYFGHKLFANKDSKIFRQDYLQKTHAFYEKHGGKTIILARFVPIVRTFAPFVAGMAEMSYHRFLMFNLIGAAVWVVSLLYAGYFLGGIPFIAKNIGSIAIALVLIPAMPVVIEFIKMKFAKTEA
- the bioC gene encoding malonyl-ACP O-methyltransferase BioC produces the protein MSKSFHTEKAAMRAAFNKAATSYDAAAILQREVADRMFERLDYIKVNPVTVLDAGCGTGYCAPQLQMLYKDAQLIELDLAPGMLQVARAKEGGGLKKLWASLRGQGVAYLCADIESLPLADESVDVIWSSLTLQWCNEPDAAFAEFTRVLKPGGLLMFSTLGPDTLKELRASFAAVDNKEHVNRFIDMHDLGDALVKNGLSTPVMDMEYLTMTYDSAKAIMQDLKDIGAHNVAEGRSRGMLGKAAWQKIVAKYETFRRDGLLPCTYEVVYGHAWKPLTKPAKKNADGSQIIEFRPRQA
- the bioD gene encoding dethiobiotin synthase; amino-acid sequence: MSGQMYFVTGTDTDVGKTIATAQLLRGFVATGQSAVGMKPVAAGCEWRNGQLWNSDVAAHAAASNIAAPAHLACPYLFEAPISPHLVAKDAGRVLDLDLMVSAAKQLQTLADVVLVEGAGGWYAPLSEDASMADLAKRLQAPVILVVGMRLGCLNHAMLSAKAILAAGLPLAGWIANQVDSEMPRYADNVQYLQTHLPAPLLAEIAYSVDAQNRALSAKSIEALACRVGAKHTINN
- a CDS encoding SCO family protein codes for the protein MLRALLCMCCFFLLAGCSKPQFQGADIGGGALGGEFTLSDHTGKTRSLADFKDKVVVIFFGYTHCPDVCPTTMIELKNAMQQLGSKADQVQVLFVSVDPERDTKEVLRQYVPVFDSRFLGLSGTAAQLAEVAGRYKIIYQKQMSSSGDYTVDHSAGSYLLDKNGKPRVMVSYGAGASVFVHDLTLLLNE
- a CDS encoding flagellar brake protein, which encodes MGESEQVSPISDGEDIEAYRITAPMEIGAVLRTLAQRGTFITIYLNEGRELILSRILDVDIKGKTFVFDVGGNAESNQMLLNSARSLVLAVPDGVKIQFAVGIVRNCQHEGGPALSTVFPADLIKLQRREYYRLPTPLARPYRCQLLFANGTREWLNVHDVSLGGIGAWVPNELKSMVERGNVYNEVPFDFGPAGIMKLNFEVRSLRQLEQRPGHFAWMMGCQFVNLPRQIEANIQRLMSQLEAERKALTG
- a CDS encoding NAD-dependent epimerase/dehydratase family protein; protein product: MRKNRLLIIGCGDVVIRALPWLTQRFKVYATARSTEAATKLRELGVIPVRCDLDQATSLKRLSGLARWIIYSAPPASDGVDDVRCKRFIAKMERYTGFDKSAILTPRHLAYISTSGVYGDCKGEWVAETQPLSAQSARAIRRVAAENSLKAWARSQKIKLAILRAPGIYASERLPVQRIMQATPALISSDDSWSNHIHADDLAKAVSIALFRGKPLRAINVVDDQPHKMGDYFDQVADFIGQAHPPRIKRQDAPAVLSASLMSFLNESRRLKNTRLKKELRLQLKWPTTKHLLKQQ
- a CDS encoding CDP-6-deoxy-delta-3,4-glucoseen reductase encodes the protein MSKQLTILPSGQQIAMNDDETILDAAMRGGFNMAYGCKNGACGSCKGRVITGEVTHGDHAESALTAMERENGYALFCCASTKADITIECKEVTASKDIQIKTLPCRVQTIDKVSHDVAVLSLKLPSSEKLAFMAGQYIDIHTKNGKKRSFSIANAPHDAEYLQLHIRHVAGGEFSDYVWNTMKEREIMRFTGPLGSFFLREDSDKPILLIATGTGFAPIKGILEHAFNNGIQREIVLYWGARTLADIYMPELPSEWQQTHPNFTFIPVLSEPSDADAWNGRTGLVHEAVMNDFANLEGYQVYACGAPVMVEAAYTHCVSRGLPNDEFFSDAFFTSKDLAK